A window of the Diorhabda carinulata isolate Delta chromosome 1, icDioCari1.1, whole genome shotgun sequence genome harbors these coding sequences:
- the LOC130899223 gene encoding Na(+)/H(+) exchange regulatory cofactor NHE-RF2-like, with the protein MSNEKTRLCHIQKWENFDGYGFNLHAEKGKPGQYIGKVDEGSPAEAAGLRQGDRILEVNGESIANKTHKQVVELIKSQTGETKLLVVDSDEDGIIPTDVKNHEKHENSNSSKREENGQLNLSMTAAELRAKLAAKKKFDPKKEAMDFKQKFDIVQKL; encoded by the coding sequence ATGTCGAACGAAAAAACGCGCTTGTGTCACATTCAAAAATGGGAAAATTTCGACGGGTACGGTTTTAATTTACACGCTGAAAAAGGTAAACCTGGTCAATATATCGGCAAAGTGGACGAAGGATCGCCTGCAGAGGCAGCAGGCTTAAGACAGGGTGACAGAATCTTAGAAGTTAACGGTGAAAGCATCGCCAATAAAACACATAAACAAGTAGTAGAACTCATAAAATCTCAAACAGGGGAAACTAAACTTCTCGTAGTTGATTCCGACGAAGACGGTATAATTCCTACAGACGTAAAAAATCACGAGAAACATGAAAATTCCAACAGCAGTAAAAGAGAAGAAAACGGCCAGTTAAATCTCAGCATGACTGCTGCCGAATTACGAGCGAAATTGGCggccaaaaaaaaattcgaccCCAAAAAAGAGGCCATGGATTTCAAACAGAAGTTCGATATTGTACAGAAACtgtaa